A window of Shewanella mesophila contains these coding sequences:
- a CDS encoding DUF2797 domain-containing protein, which produces MMPNAPLIGNISKMRSSLDTNGQVNYQLPLSEHLVEMNPLIGRQVTLTHTGNIYCCNCKKKTKKSFSQGHCFVCMKKLASCDMCIMKPETCHFAQGTCREPQWGEANCFVPHYVYLSNTSGLKVGITRHTQLPTRWIDQGATQGLPILKVSTRQLSGLIEVELAKMINDKTNWRTMLKGNAEPLDLVEQAKALLPHIEKRIHELSMEHGEYAIEQLDEAILAIEYPVSEFPTKISSHNFDKDPIVTGKLMGIKGQYLIFDTGVINLRKFSSYEINLSTD; this is translated from the coding sequence ATGATGCCCAACGCTCCACTTATCGGAAACATCAGCAAGATGCGTTCCTCACTCGACACCAACGGCCAAGTCAATTACCAGCTACCATTATCAGAGCACTTAGTCGAGATGAATCCGCTTATTGGTCGCCAAGTGACTTTGACCCATACTGGAAACATCTACTGCTGCAACTGCAAAAAGAAAACCAAGAAGAGTTTTTCTCAAGGACACTGCTTTGTGTGCATGAAAAAACTGGCGAGTTGCGACATGTGCATCATGAAACCTGAAACCTGTCATTTTGCACAAGGAACATGCAGAGAGCCGCAATGGGGAGAGGCTAACTGTTTTGTGCCTCACTACGTATATCTTTCTAACACGTCAGGCCTAAAAGTCGGCATTACCCGCCATACTCAGCTTCCTACACGTTGGATAGACCAAGGCGCCACCCAAGGTTTGCCTATTTTAAAAGTCTCTACACGACAACTTTCAGGCCTTATCGAAGTTGAACTGGCTAAGATGATCAATGATAAAACCAATTGGCGCACCATGCTTAAAGGCAATGCCGAGCCACTCGATTTAGTTGAACAGGCAAAAGCGTTACTGCCGCACATCGAAAAACGTATTCATGAACTGTCGATGGAGCACGGGGAGTACGCCATCGAGCAACTCGATGAAGCGATCCTTGCTATTGAGTATCCAGTAAGCGAGTTTCCGACAAAAATTTCCTCCCATAACTTCGATAAAGATCCAATCGTGACAGGTAAGCTAATGGGGATTAAGGGGCAATATCTGATTTTCGATACAGGGGTAATTAACCTACGCAAGTTTAGCTCTTATGAGATAAACCTCAGCACCGACTAA
- a CDS encoding glycine cleavage system protein R yields MLRYLVTLQVTDKKGLVEQIAHIVSRHGGNWLDSELRHLDGIFAAILLLEVPAANWETLLENLECIEGLTLTYSKTSHAAPVVPSKHYSLVAYDRPGLVHDISNKINALAINIERLSTHYETASHTGVELFRANFSLNIPDEATEQQLTKALYTIGDDVVLDIIA; encoded by the coding sequence ATGTTACGATATTTAGTTACGCTACAAGTTACCGATAAAAAAGGATTAGTCGAACAAATAGCCCATATTGTCAGTCGCCACGGAGGCAACTGGCTCGACTCAGAACTCCGCCACCTAGACGGAATTTTTGCCGCCATATTGCTACTTGAAGTCCCGGCGGCAAATTGGGAAACACTACTAGAAAATTTAGAATGTATAGAAGGCCTTACGCTTACCTACAGTAAAACAAGCCACGCAGCACCTGTAGTACCAAGCAAACACTATTCGTTAGTCGCCTACGACAGACCGGGATTGGTTCATGACATATCAAATAAGATCAATGCACTAGCAATAAACATCGAGCGCCTATCCACCCATTATGAAACCGCAAGTCACACAGGTGTTGAACTGTTTCGGGCTAATTTCAGTCTCAATATTCCCGATGAAGCAACAGAGCAACAACTGACGAAAGCCTTATACACCATAGGTGACGATGTTGTACTCGACATCATAGCTTGA